From the Schistocerca nitens isolate TAMUIC-IGC-003100 chromosome 10, iqSchNite1.1, whole genome shotgun sequence genome, the window tacgacatgggcaatatgtggttccaacaagacggggcaactgcacataccgctaggatatcaatgcaagctgtacgcgctctgttccctggccgtttgatttcccgtaatggagatgtccattggccccctcgctcgccggacctcacggtatgtgactttttcttatggggctatttaaaagcaagggtctacatgaacaaaccccggaccattcaggagttgaaggcagcaattcacaccgaaatcacatcaattcctggtgatgtgcttgagcgggcaatgcggaacgttaaggaccgactccaagaatgcgtcgctcgagaaggagggcatttgatggatgtaatttttaaaaactaacattactatttttttgttaataaacttccattgtaactacacgttttgcactttatttcaatccaatacctttacaattgacagtttgacaagtattttaaaaccacccgatccatctgcgccaccctgtacaattATCTTGCGATTCGTGTGGCTTAAGTGTTTGTGTTtgcgtctgtgattttctttatctgttgttctACTAGATCATTATGGCcgttaaaagaatctaccttctgttttaattccgtaatgttactgttaacttcagaaaatacttcacgctttacctgtgttttcatatcattcagtttttcgtcgatttcagtgcgaaaatttttggtTAAGTCATCGAATTTCTGTGAAACCGCGTCTTGCAAATGCTTGGttacttgtttttgctcttgtttcatTGTATCTTGTGTGACGGTGTTCAGAGTGTGTGTCAAACTATCAATTTTGGTACACGtatcttgtttcatatcactgaaattggtgttcatattgttTTTCGTATCATCAAATTTCACGTTTATGTTAGATAAAAACTGCCATAGTAGTGCTTCGATTGTACcactgtggttgctgtcagctgtactttccaagttaatgttcgtgcccaagtggtgtttgtaacgtgttgtcaaaattcatattgGAATCGCTCTCCATtgtttcattcatgagcggtatgtCGCTCTGGGAGATGCGTGACATAATGACATTGTCTCGTCAATAGTAAACATTGTGTCGTCAAGGTTGTTCTGCGTGGAgcgtcgctatcatttgtcactcctgcgacactcatctctgatctACTTAAACTTTCTACAGGGGGAATGCACGgcgcctgaacttcaattgttcgatcTCGCAATTCTACCCCATCTTGGCTGATTGCGTTTTCGCCATTGTTATCAACAATGGGCATATACTTTTCGgccatgttgtatgaatatgcaaaaaaataaatttctcacaaaaatgttaaaaatttcataTGCTAACCGTTACACTTGACAAATGCAATTCACGTGATGTCAAAGCTTGTATTACGTCTATTATGATGTGCAAACTattgtgttacaattttttatATCATACTGATAAtatgtatcacactgaaaaatttctgtaaatttttcgcaaataaaattcaagaaagcgaataatgaggaaaaggtttctctctacatcaaaagaggcgctaccacgcttaaccatgcaagcaacttgcgtAGCCGCCCTACCTTTGCTACGAAaaacaaaacagcttactatggaaaattttacgtGACCTGGGTCTAGTGCTTactcctttcaaaatttttctcctcGATATTTGCCTTTTTGTAATACTTGCTCGCTGTCGTGATTCATGCAAACAAAATACAGgcaattagtttttttttattcataacaatgtcatagaaatttgTTACTATAACAATAGTAAACAAATATTCTGGGGACCCGCGTCTTGCAAATGCTTggatacttgtttttgttcttgtttcattgaaTCTCGTGTGACGGTGTTCAGATTGTGTGTCAAACTATCAATTTTGGTACTCAGATCTTGTTTCACTTGAAGTCCTGGCACACAGGTCGACAGttgtaataaaaaaaggaaatgaataaattaattaaatattactaAATATTATTGAATAAGCgtatgaagacacatttttgttGGATATAATACAACTACgttattaataaaatgttctgtgTTTATTTGTATCTTTTAGCCATCGGATTTCGCTTACATTTTAACTGTAGCTGCAAGCGGCGGACTCCGTGAACAGTGGTGCTTGTCGTAATCAAGAAAATCCTCATTATATGTTCTTCTCTTCACTTcagtaaacaaaaaaatacttgatactgttgttcaatataatattattcacgCACACATGTGATACATAGAGCTCgcaatacttcatatctaaaatcgcacatcttcatcgtccttctacataTGTGAGTGTGTAGGaggaaaaagaaacaataaaaataaaaaaaaccgtaaaaaaattgaatgttcgcttggtgtttcattttttgttttctaataaatcttaattttacggcaTCCTGGGAGTCTTTCATCCTGTACATACACAATGGTCACAGAATGTCCAGACAGATGGCTTCGCTCTGTTTACTGATTTCAACTAAGACCAATGATTCTGTGTCAAGTCAATATAATAATCTCCATTTTCTTCTTGAGATGAACAACGGTAATGTATGCGTAAAATTTCGACAAAATGTAAGTAGCTCAACAGCTATAGCCAGCAGGTAAACTGGGAAAGCACAGTTACATCACTGGGCAGAACAAACCAGGATGACACATTTCTGACAAATCTTGTTTAATGAGGCAAATTTTCATCTGAAGACGTTTATCAATAAACAGAATTTCTCATCTTACTAGGATACTCATTCATGAAAAGGCCCAGTGTAGACCAAACATTACTGTGCCAATAAAATTGTTAGGACCCATTTGTTTTGACAACGGCCGGCAAGTGGGTGTCAATTCTGAACAGCATGCGGCTATGATCAACAACTTTTTCATTCACAGCTGCAGGGACATTGCACCTAAACGCGATATGGTTTCAGCCAAGTGGGCATACAGCCCTGGTGGCTCGTAATTTAATGACTGCAATGAGGCATCACGTCTCACATCAATTATGCTCACAATATGGTGATAtctcatggccagcaagatctgatCTTCCACCTcctgatttgtttctgtggggtcatatccagcacacagtttcttcTCTACAATTACATCGACTTAGATTATCAGCAATCCCCTGTACGGTGCTtcgcggaaggtaccctgtaccactactagtaatttcctttcatgttccacttgaaaatggagcgagggaaaaccaGTGTCTGTATGCCTCCtcttgaaccctaatttctcgaatcttatctttttGGCCCTTACACACACTATACGTTTGAGACACTGAGTACTGATGAGCTGAACGCTGTAATCCAGGAAGAAAGGGAGGCTATCTCTCAAGAAATGTCTGAGATCGTAAAGATGAGCATCGCTGAACAACTTCAGCAGTGCAGCAACCACTATGGAAACCGTTTGTGTGAAGTGCTCTTTAAGAAATCAACTTCAATTTGACTTTTCAGTATTGACGAAGTTTTTAGAACCCTTACCTATATGGTACAGGGGtgcaaatatacatcaaacctcACAATGTGCGAATGAAAATATACTACTTCCAATGCCACCCTACATTTTCGGCACTTAATTCTGGAAACAGCAAGAGCGCAGTTTTATTTATACGACTGTTAAGACCATGCTGGAAAACTAAAACTCCATCTCCTGGCGCCTTATTGAAGGTGAGGAATTTTTAGAGGAATTTTCCTCATTATTTGAGATTCCTTGTTTATACCACTACAGGAGCAAGACAGATGTTTCAAACAGAAAATAAACTGCACCACATAATTTAGCTTAAGATATGGAAAAATACGGAAGGTATTAGTATATTTTAGTgttaagattaaaagcagccgaccagttgcaaaggataaagtactctttacctaggtttcgatagatttaaatctatcttcttcagaagacggcagtgtGTATCATGGTATTTCAAACTTGACTTAGCAGGAACCATTAGTAATGTTAAATAGTAATAGACGATGAGGTTAATAGAAATGAGTTTTAATGGTAATCTTtgagcgcacgcacacgcacacacacacacacacacacacacacacacacacacacacacacacacacacgagtaagCGCATACacacagtgccggccgaagtggccgtgcggttaaaggcgctgcagtctggaaccgcaagaccgctacggtcgcaggttcgaatcctgcctcgggcatggatgtttgtgatgtccttaggttagttaggtttaactagttctaagttctaggggactaatgacctcagcagttgagtcccatagtgctcagagccatttgagccatacacacAGTGACTCCTTTGTTAATATTTTACTAAGCTATTACAGAACAATCAAAACAAATATGCACCAGTAGTTATCACTGTGGAAATTAAAGGGGAACAAATCTTACTGATAAGCAATGAAATCTTTTTCAATAAAATGTGCAGTAACACAGATTCGTAACTTTTTTTAATACTCAATACCTTATCACCTAAAATAAAAAGCAAGATTTCTACAAAATGCCACCATCACTATTATTTCTTAACATCATGCACAATTTCAGTAACAAATTAATTGCAATGATAATGACATCTTGCACCGAATAAATGCTACTGCGGTTTTTGATGGCCAAATGTCATTAAAACAGATAACCTGACAGCAAATTTTTCCATCagagcaaaaagaaagaaaatggaaaaaccCAAAGTTAGGTAATTGTTGTCTTTAGTCGTTGCATACACAAATCTGCAATTCTATCGTTTACTGAAAACCCTGTGCCAAAGTACTGCAGCACACCGCTAGAAGAGGGAACAGAAAATTGAGAGGGATACTGGTAAAGTGCAGATGGGCTGCTTCAATTCCCCACTTTGTCCAAATGTCTTGTTGCAAACACCTCAGATGTACGACCAGTGTGCAGCCGCGAATGCTTCTTCAGACTATTTTTGGAGATGAATGACGCCACATCTGTAGGGATGTTCGCCAGTGTGTGCAATAGCGAATGCTCCTTCAGTGTACTACTTCGTGTGAATGTCTTTTTGCAGACCCTACATCTGTATGGGCGCTCGCCAGTGTGCAACCGTAAATGCTGCGTCAGTGTATAACTTTGTGTGAATGTCTTGTTGCAAACGGTACAGTTGTAGGGCCGTTCGCCAGTGTGAACCCGCAAATGCTGCTTCAGACATGTATTTCGTATGAATGTCTTGCTGCAAAACTCACAGTTGTACGGGCGTTCGCCAGTGTGCAACCGCAAATGCTGCTTCAGGGTACAACGTTGTGCAAATGTCTTGTTGCAAACGCCACAGCTGTATTGGCGTTCACCAGTGTGCTCTCTGAAGTGCCCCTTCAAATCAGTACTGTTTGTGAATATCTTGTCACACACGCTGCACGAATGCTGAAGTTCACATCGGTTCAAGTGTGTGTGCTTCTTCAGTTCCTGCAATTGTGCAAATGTTGTTTTGCAGATGCCACATCTGTGCCCCAAATGTCTTGTACCAATTTTATTCCGATTGAATGCTTCCTGCCTGGTGGTACACTGTATCCTGTTGTCTGTTCCTGAAGCCGGTTGAATGCAGGCAATCAAACTTCTGCCATCACTGTTAGTCTTGTCGTCGTCCACACCAACAGGAATAGTACTGAAGAAAGCAAAGAAAACGTTGTCAGAAACTGTTCACATAAGAGAGCACGTATCAATGTGAAAAATTATATTAACAAATACTAGATTGACAAATGTCTCAAAAGTTCCAACAAACTATCTTATAATGTAGGAGCACACTTCTTTCAGTTAATACAATTTTAGGCCCTCTTCAAGTGGCAGgagagagagcgacagagagagagagagagagagagagagagagagagagagggagttgaATTCATTTGAGACATTACTTTAGAATACAAAACTTTGTAAAGTAGTTAGAGAGTATTCCACAGAAGTTAAATGAAGGCAAACCCGCTGACAGTAGGATTACTGCAAAATTAAACGTCaggataacacaaacatcaataatTTCTCGAACAGATGTAAGAGATTAACTGAGAGGGGCAATAGAATTGTAATGCATACTATATGAACTTCTACACCTTCATCCGCAAGCCACCAATGGTGCATAATGGACGCTTAAGTGCAGGTATTCCTTTTGTCTTAGCGCAGTCATGTGATGGGACAAGTCTAAACTATTTTCATAGCAACCATACCTCTCAGAAGTGATCAGTCTCAAAAACGAATGAGCGACTTTAGTTCGATCACTATCAAGAATGCCCACTCGCTGGTAGAGCAGTGGTgaataaaaatgttaaaacattTTATCCTTTACCTTTAATTCTTCATCCTGCTCCTTCCTTTGTTCGTGCCGACTAGTACTATCCTATACAGCTTTCTGTGGCTTGGAGGAACTCTGGAGAAAATTTATGAGCCTGTTCTTTCCAATAGCCATAAATCTTAATAACTCTAGAGGTATAAAGAATTCAAATTTATGAGGATAATTCCTTCCAAATATGTGATGATGGATAATGGAAGAGATGTTGTTCTAAAAACCTATGTAAATCTTGCAGTTGTTTGGACCAAATTATTTAAATGACGGTGGGAGGACAGAAAAAGTGCGAACTAGAATACgataaaaattttgtggaattgttgttgttgttgtggtcttcagtcctgagactggtttgatgcagctctccatgctactctatcctgtgcaagcttcttcatctcccagtacctacttcaacctacatccttctgaatctgcttagtgtattgatctcttggtctccctctacgatttttaccctccacgctgccctccaatgctaaatttgtgatgccttgatgcctcaaaacatgtcctaccaaccgatcccctcttctagtcaagttgtgccacaaacttctcttctccccaatcctattcaatacctcctcattagtgacgtgatctacccaccttatcttcagcattcttctgtagcaccacatttcgaaagcttctattctcttcttgtccaaactggttatcgtccatgtttcacttccatacatggctacactccatacaaatactttcaaaaacgacttcctgaaacttaaatctatactcgatgttaacaaatttctcttcttcagaaacgctttccttgccactgccagtctacattttatatcctctctacttcgaccatcatcagttactttgctccccaaatagcaaaactcctttactactttaagtgtctcatttcctaatctaattccctcagcatcacccgacttaattagactacattccattatccttgttttgcttttgttgatgttcatcttatatcctcctttcaagacactgtccattccattcaactgctcttccaagtcctttgctgtctctgacagaattacaatgtcatcggcgaacctcaaagtttttatttcttctccatgaattttaatacctactccaaatttttcttttgtttcctttagtacttgctcaatatacagattgaataacatctgggagaggctacaaccctgtctcactcccttcccaaccactgcttccctttaatgcccttccactcttataactgccatctggtttctgtacaaattgtaaatagcctttcgctccctgtattttacccctgccaccttcagaatttgaaagagagtattccagtcaacattgtcaaaagctttctctaagtctacaaatgctagaaacgtaagtttgccttttcttaatctttcttctaagataagtcgtaaggttagtattgcctcacgtgttccaacatttctacggaatccaaactgatcttccccgaagtcggcttctaccagtttttccattcgtctgtaaagaattcgcgttagtattttgcagctgtgacttattaaactgatagttcggtaattttcacatctgtcaacacctgctttctttgggattggaattattatattcttcctgaagtctgtgggtgtttcgcctgtctcatacatcttgctcaccagatggtagagttttgtcatgactggctctcccaaggccgtcagtagttctaatagaatgttgtctactcccggggccttgtttcaactcaggtctttcagtgctctgtcaaactcttcacgcagtatcttatctcccattttgtctttatctacatcctcttccatttccataatattgtcctcaagtacatcgcccttgtataaaccctctatatactccttccacctttctgccttcccttctttgcttagaactgggttgccatctgagctcttgatattcatacaagtggttctcttctctccaaaggtctctttaattttcctgtaggcagtatctatcttacccctagtgagacaagcctctacatccttacatttgtcctctagccatccctgcttagccattttgcacttcctgtcgatctcatttttgagacgtttgtattcctttttgcctgcttcatttactgcatttttatattttctcctttcatcaattaaattcaatatttcttctgttacccaaggatttctattagccctcgcctttttacctacttgaacctctgctgccttcactacttcttccctcagagctacccattcttcttctactgtatttcttttccccattcctgtcaattgttcccttatgctctccctgaaactctctacaacctctggtttagtcagtttatccaggtcccatctccttaaattcccacctttttgcagtttctatctgcagttcataaccaatagattgtggtcagaatccacatctgcccctggaaatgtcttacaatttaaaacctggttcctaaatctctgtcttactattatataatctatctgataccttttagtatctccaggattcttccatgtatacaaccttcttttatgatccttgaaccaagtgttagttatgattaagttatgctctgtgcaaaattctacaaggcggctacctctttcatttcttccccccaatccatatttacctactatgtttcctttgtgGAATTATTCCTCTTGAAAAGTTAACCAAAACCTAGAACAGCTCTCAGATTAACAAAGAATGGTGTATAAAAGAATCTAGACTTTTCGTGTTGTATGTATCCTAAGTACCACATTCAAAATGTTGTTGgattaatatatttattcattcactTTTGTCCTCTCATTGGACATATCTCATAAACTAATCACCACCAAATAATTATTAATACTATACAAATTATAATCTAAGAACGATAAGACAACCTTAACGCTTTAATATCCACTTCGGGACTGTCAGATACTACTTTGCTTTTCATAACCTAATCTGTAGTTCCAACATGTGAGATGCACGTGTAGCGGACAGCctgtttgaacattttcttcagctGTGCTCCCACAATGTTAGAAAAACTGGAACAGGAAAATCCCTGCCACACTaattaccctctgccatacacctaaCACTGGTTTTCAGGGGACTTATGTAGATGTACGGTGTCATCCAATGAGTATGTTTCCCTATTTCATTATTCTGCAAAATAAACTTTTCACATGACCTGTGAGGGCTGGCGAGTTCAACTAGTGTCTGTTGACAATACACACACTATCTTACTAAGAATATCGTAGTATCTTACAAGTATGCTGCCAGTTAGCATGGAGCTACCAGTGTAAAGTGTTCCCGCTTTTATGCTGTGCTCTGTCATTCGTTTTTTCGCAGGAAAACAAATATCCGCTGTCGATATCCACCAGAGGTTAATCTATGATTATGAAGACCGCTGTATGAGCATTGGAATGGAGATAAGACATCATTATTCGAcccctgagacaaaacaacagacAATTGTGTGGAACGAACCAGGTGAAATTCCCGAAAAAAAAGGCAAAGGTAACACATTCTGCAGGGAAAGTACTGGCAATTATCTTTTGGGACTGTCAGGGGCACATTACAAAGGATGCAGAGAGGTACTGCAGTGTCTTGAGGAATCTGCAAGCTAGCATCAAAACAAAACGTTCAGGAATTTTGCTTCACAAAATTCCCTTCCATTAAGGCAATTCTCTGCCTCATACAGCTCGAAATACCTTGGCAGGGATCGGCAGATTCAACTCTGAAATGGTCCTGCATACTGCATATTaaccagatcttgccccaagtgattttcatGGGTTGCCCCAACTCAAAGACCATCTTGGAGGTAAGCCATATGTGATGATGAACAGCTGGTTCCGAGCACCGGACTTCATCTGGTATAACACTGGTTTGGAAAAACTTGTGTTACCAAAAATTCTTGGAAAAATATGGCGACTATATAGAAAAGTAACAGAAGCATCGTAgaatgtcaataaaattatttcaaaacaaTTGGTGTAATGTCTTTATAAAACAGTGAAACTAACTTATTAGACACTCttcagagaaataatgtttctCTCACAGCCAAGGATGGTCTCACAAAATTGTGTTCGACTACTGAGGCAAGCAGACTTATCTTCCCGTAAATATGTCTGCCTAGCATTTAATCGTATATTAAATATTAACGTCGCTCTtttacttactttctggacatggATACACGAAGACCCGGTGAAGGCATCGTATCCAACATTTACAGACGGCCCCACAACTGTTTGCCTATTATGAGGAAACTGATTATCAGGTCTACAGCTGCTGTACATTTCTTGTATTATGTCATGTGTAGTTTGTTGTTTTACTTCAAAATGGTCACTTTATTTGGTAATTCAGACATAGCTAATTTCGCCCCTTGGCCATTACTaagctatttttctttcttttccggaAAAACTTACATCCAAAGCTCTACAAGGTATAATACCTTATTCTCTCTGTGAGCACAATATCTCACTCGTTATagcgggatgctgactcagttcttCTGGTTAGCGAATGGGAAACTGCAGTATAGAGAATGGAAACCAGGCATCGTCACCATTGAAATGAGTCATATGATAGTGTGTGCAGTGTTACATTATGAAACGATGTGTAACGTGTGCAGTGACTGGAAGAGAAAAATGAATGAACATTGTAGCACTAGCCTTTTATGTTATTAAATAGCTTCTTTGTAAAGCAGTACTGTAAACTAGGGCTAAACCTAATGGGACATCACGGTTTTAAGCGGACTAGCTTtgtattttactgccgccaacttaatttcgcggaaagaccacaaagataagagagattagggctcgtacagaggcatatagccagtcatttttccctcattctgtttgggagtgggagagaagatactagttgtggtacgaggtaccttccgccacgcatcgtatggtggattgcggagtatatatatgtagatgtattcgGGAGGCTGGAGGCTCTGGTATTCATCCAGccatctgatttaggttttccatggtttctgtaaattatttcaggcaaataccgCGATGGTTCCTAGTATAAGGCTCTAGCCTTCTACCTGTCCAGTTCTTGTCATACTAGGCCTGTAAGTTGCAAATGACTGCATATATGAATTAAATCATTTTTCTTGTTATTAAATAGTAGCATGAATACAAGTTCAATGTCCTTGTAAACTTGATCTTCGATGGATAAAACAGCTACCATTATTCCTACTATTAAACTTCAAAAAGAATCTAACTCTGACACatattctgtatagaatctgacaatTTCGTAAGTTCCTGGGACCTTATTTAATTTTAGGAATTTAAATTATTTCTAAACACATTAGACATTAATACCTAGATCATTCATTTTGCAGTAACGCGGAAATCACACTGAGTCAGCACTTACAAAATTTCCTTTGCAAATGAACATTTGGAAATGGAGGTCAGCAGTTTCGTTTTGTACTGCTACTCTCTCTTCCAGATGCTATGTCATCCATCATCCTTGAGTCTCTGGATAGAGTTTTTTGACGCCACTGAATGCCATTCAACAAGCTGAAGATCCTAGTCTAGTAGGCTTTCAGGCCTACATTTGCGAGTGGGACATGAAAGAAAGTGACTAGAGCGGTagtaggtaccctccaccacgtaccATACGGTTCCCTGCAAACTATGTGACTAGCTGTAGACCTAGAAACATCTACAGATTGTTGTTCACTTTGGAACAATCATCATACCTGTCATCTGAGTTCCAAGGTCATACTTGGACTATTTCAGTGACTGGCAAAAAAGACTGAGAAGACCAGCCCTGCGTACGGAGTTTAAACGAAGCTCGTAATTTGCGGTATTTTCCACAGAACTGATCGTGGTCGCCTGGATCTGAGACAAGTTcaaggaaagaaccagaggttttgaaGCTTCTGTGATCAGCTATGCTGCGCTTTTTTGAACTTGTGCCACAGTGTTGACCCACCTAATTTGGTCAGGTGtgctgctacccaggtagctgactgtgtgtaggGTGTACACATGGGTCTTTTAGATTTGGAAGCTCTCAATGCAGAACAGATAACGACAGCTGTAGGAGACCTGGAAGTATCTGCCCAAGTCCAAATCAGTGAAGCCCACAGGCGACAGTATTAAAATCTTAGCCTAAGCGGCAGTCCAATGAaaaaggcacaggtggagaaaaagtaagtaaactgttcattgtttCAAAAGTATTCGTcggaactgttaatacatttatcccacagtgagacatctacatctaaatctacatttatactccgcaagccacccaacggtatgtggcggagggcactttacgtgccactgtcattacctccctttcctgttccactcgcgtatggttcgcgggaagaacgactgccggaaagcctccgtgcgcgctagaatcttcctgcattttacattcgtgatctcctcgggaggtataagtaggaggaagcaatatattcgatacctcatccagaaaagcgccctctcgaaacctgggcagcaagctacaccacgatgcagagcgcctctcttgaagagtctgccacttgagttcgctaaacatctccgtaactctatcacgcttaccaaataaccctgtgacaaaacgcgccgctcttctttggatgttctctatctcctctgtcaacccgacctggtacggatcccacactgatgtgcaatactcaaAATAGGCAATAGgcaaaacgagtgttttgtaagccacctcctttgttgatggactacattttctaaggactctcccaatgaatctcaacctggcacccgccttaccaacaactaattttatatgatcattccacttcaaatcgttccgtacgcatactcccagatgttttacagaagtaactgctaccagtgtttgttccgctatcatataatcatacaataaaggatccttctttctatgtattcgcaatgcattacatttgtctatgttaagggtcagttgccactccctgcaccaagtgcctatccgctgcagatcttcctgcatttcgctacaattttctaatgctgcaacttctctgtatactacagcatcatcagcgaaaagccgcatggaacttccgacagtatctacttggtcatttatatatattgtgaaaagcaatggtcccataacactcccctgtccattgaggacaacatgctgtgttctgtttgctaaaa encodes:
- the LOC126210369 gene encoding zinc finger protein 583-like isoform X3; translated protein: MYYISVKEETPVEDNPLASPKQEMEYVSVKEEAPEWEAPDGHNSMQDPLSIVKEECSSSEDFLGPSNHSIEEEEEEEEEEEEEDNDDEKDEDAVCEDDFEELKHEVESSGSEPESTIPVGVDDDKTNSDGRSLIACIQPASGTDNRIQCTTRQEAFNRNKIGTRHLGHRCGICKTTFAQLQELKKHTHLNRCELQHSCSVCDKIFTNSTDLKGHFREHTGERQYSCGVCNKTFAQRCTLKQHLRLHTGERPYNCEFCSKTFIRNTCLKQHLRVHTGERPYNCTVCNKTFTQSYTLTQHLRLHTGERPYRCRVCKKTFTRSSTLKEHSLLHTLANIPTDVASFISKNSLKKHSRLHTGRTSEVFATRHLDKVGN
- the LOC126210369 gene encoding zinc finger protein 570-like isoform X1, with amino-acid sequence MENYKMASVKHISSVHDATVIKQEPVEDNPLASPKQEMEYVSVKEEAPEWEAPDGHNSMQDPLSIVKEECSSSEDFLGPSNHSIEEEEEEEEEEEEEDNDDEKDEDAVCEDDFEELKHEVESSGSEPESTIPVGVDDDKTNSDGRSLIACIQPASGTDNRIQCTTRQEAFNRNKIGTRHLGHRCGICKTTFAQLQELKKHTHLNRCELQHSCSVCDKIFTNSTDLKGHFREHTGERQYSCGVCNKTFAQRCTLKQHLRLHTGERPYNCEFCSKTFIRNTCLKQHLRVHTGERPYNCTVCNKTFTQSYTLTQHLRLHTGERPYRCRVCKKTFTRSSTLKEHSLLHTLANIPTDVASFISKNSLKKHSRLHTGRTSEVFATRHLDKVGN
- the LOC126210369 gene encoding zinc finger protein 501-like isoform X4; translated protein: MEYVSVKEEAPEWEAPDGHNSMQDPLSIVKEECSSSEDFLGPSNHSIEEEEEEEEEEEEEDNDDEKDEDAVCEDDFEELKHEVESSGSEPESTIPVGVDDDKTNSDGRSLIACIQPASGTDNRIQCTTRQEAFNRNKIGTRHLGHRCGICKTTFAQLQELKKHTHLNRCELQHSCSVCDKIFTNSTDLKGHFREHTGERQYSCGVCNKTFAQRCTLKQHLRLHTGERPYNCEFCSKTFIRNTCLKQHLRVHTGERPYNCTVCNKTFTQSYTLTQHLRLHTGERPYRCRVCKKTFTRSSTLKEHSLLHTLANIPTDVASFISKNSLKKHSRLHTGRTSEVFATRHLDKVGN
- the LOC126210369 gene encoding zinc finger protein 570-like isoform X2, with product MMASVKHISSVHDATVIKQEPVEDNPLASPKQEMEYVSVKEEAPEWEAPDGHNSMQDPLSIVKEECSSSEDFLGPSNHSIEEEEEEEEEEEEEDNDDEKDEDAVCEDDFEELKHEVESSGSEPESTIPVGVDDDKTNSDGRSLIACIQPASGTDNRIQCTTRQEAFNRNKIGTRHLGHRCGICKTTFAQLQELKKHTHLNRCELQHSCSVCDKIFTNSTDLKGHFREHTGERQYSCGVCNKTFAQRCTLKQHLRLHTGERPYNCEFCSKTFIRNTCLKQHLRVHTGERPYNCTVCNKTFTQSYTLTQHLRLHTGERPYRCRVCKKTFTRSSTLKEHSLLHTLANIPTDVASFISKNSLKKHSRLHTGRTSEVFATRHLDKVGN